GAATATTAGAACCAAGTTTCAGCAGGAGCTTTTTGTTTACTGCCATCGAAACCCACAACAAACTGTCTGGAATAATATCTTGTTGTCCTTTTGCAAACTGTCTTTGTGTATCTTTAGCGTCAATATGTCTGTTGTGTGCTATGAACTGTTTATGTCTGGTaggtaaaatgaaaaataacccAAAACACTCACTGCCACTCACTGGCTGTCTTTTCCACTTTCATTGTCTgtcacagtacacacacagagcacgcCAGCCTCTTTAACATTTTTGTTAATGTCTGGTGTGGCTGTTCTTTATTGTTTTCCATTCCTGTAAAGCTGCTCTTGAATGTTTCCACATGCAGggtgtgaaaacaaataaaaatcttCTCTTGGGaggacaataaagtatctagctagctagccagcaagctaGCAGGTTACCTTGATTTTGAGCTTAGACTACTGCTGTCAAATTTGCTGTTTTGTTCCTTGACAGAATAACTAAGGTTTGCTATGTTGGCTGTTGAAAGATACTACAGCCTGCATGGACTAAAACCCTAACGTTAGCCTGCTGCTATATGAAAAACGAGGCAAAGAGGTTATAAAGCTAATTTCAGTGCTTTTCTTTAATACATATTTGCGCCAGTGATTTAATTTAGCTGTAGTTATCAACCTACAGTCTAGCACACAGTAAGAACTTCGTACCTTTTCCAGTTGGGACAATTTATTCTTCAGAGCAACaatctccttctctttctccaggaGCCGTGCCTTCAAGCAGGAAGCCTCTTCTGCCATCGCTGCTAGCAAGCTCAAAGAAAACACATGCAGGTAcaaaaatattgcaaaaaacAGATCACACGACTACGTTATAATGTAACTGTGTAGCTGTAATATGTTGACATGCTGTAGCACGGTGCACACTTCCGGGTTGGGCATGCGGAATCAGATCACGTGGTTCGGTGTGCGTAAGTGACGTTCAAGTGCTGCTGAAGGTTTCACCGTTACGAAAAAGAGCTGCTCCTAGAACAGTTTTTAAAAGGATACCaaaaaaataccacagcaaaactgtaagtccctgtaggaattatagtgataccattggacattaaaaaaatatcatAGAGTACATAttaggtcactataaactcacgaCGGAGTACCACGGACACACTTttttaagtccctataggaatattgtaggaatattatggcAACAACCGAGGagatttaaaatttaaaaaataatttaaaaaaataccactAAGTACGATAcgatcactataaactcaccattGAGTATCGCAGATACTCTATAGGTCACTATTGGAACATTATAGGAATAGCCTACTATAGTTATTTCGCTTTGGTTGTGCAATGACTCGCTGTTCGCTGTTATAGATCTATTTGTTCAAAATGAGAGAAATCTCCTCACCATAcaatacagtaggctatatctgTATTGGGTAAATAACACATTTGTGTTGTCGTCAAGGCTGCGTTACCTAAAATTTGCCAATTAACCCTGGGTTATTAAATTACATATGACATTACATGGTTTTCTTGTAGTTTAATCTTATCTCATTATTTCTCGTGTGCAAAAGAACTAGTATGATATAATAGCTACAAATATTATAATGATTACTATAGTGATATCACAAAATAGCCTTATAGAAAGCCTACCCTAAATTATGGTAAAGTCACTATTAACGCGTTATTGAGTgtcacagaaacacatgaaTGAATTATaataggaatgttatagtgaaTTTGCTTTAGGGTTGATATGAAGCTTCTGTTTGAAAGTTGCCAAATACTTAGCAGACCTAATGGGTCCACTACTCCGGAGTTTAGGGTCTGTGTTGTCAAATGCAGGGTGTGTGTAGGTCATTGATTTTTCGGTGAAAATGTGCAAACAACAAAGGACTACGAGGCCACTGTGTCATTATCCCACAGACACCCAAGGGCCCTTGGGACTGGAAGCAGCGCACCCAGCAGTGACGCGCTGTGGATCAGAGAGCCCCGGGTCCTCCCTCCTGCTTTTCACATGATCCGTAAAGCCttcacagaggagaaagagagggagagagagggagaggaatgtgGAGAGCAACAACTACAGCGATGGCTGAGCGTCGCCACGGTCCCTTCATAATGCGTTTCTTTTACACCGTGGGCATCTGGGTGGCGTTTATCCACTGTGCCAACGGAGTTCCCTGGACACAGGAAAAGGTAAATGAGGAGGATCCGTTCACATTGTGTCACACTGTGTTAGTTGCCAAGCtgtcatcttttcttttttttttagacactTTCATAAAGCCGTTACCACGATTGAAGCCGTTGTAAACTTATCACCGATTTAGTATTTTTATTCCCATGCTATTATACTTTTGCGAGACATTTGATTGTTATCAGTTCAgtttgcagtttgttttcttcttcttcttcttcttttttttttttttttttttttttttttacaattttcatCGTGAGTAGTTTCATTCTTTGCTGTTAAGATGACAGAAATGTTTGATTTCTAGGAAAAAGTAATTATACTGAacggtattttttattttaatattttatttttggagAATATTCACTATTACGCATCAGACTGAATGGAACACTATGAGCTCCCAATTCCCtttactgttaattttattcccacaatcctctgcgCTGTTTCTCTGCACTGTTGTGTAATTCTAGGTGTGCTTGGCCATCCATGTCCCTTATCCACGTTCTTCATCCCCACTCCTGTTCGCCTAGTTGCTATGGCAGCACAGTCATCACCATTGATCCTCCAATTGCAGATCTTGATATTTATAGATCTTAAGTGGACCCCCATTTAACcctctctcagctcagtgagCCCCATCTCCCAGGAGGACAATCTTGACTCAGTTGCACCACATAATTATACCTTGTGTACTGTATCCCGCCATGTAATTACAGGGCTGGTGGACATATGAGTGCAGCGCATACTGTCAACTGGTTGTTTTGTAAGAGAATGCAGTCGTGAATTGAACAGAGTTAAGAAATTTGCTCCTATCTATAACCTAAGCAATAGTGGGGAAACATaataagaggaagaagaaaatgcCCACTGTTCATTCCAATGCTGACCGCTCAGTCTGAAGCCCCACAGATCCCAGACATGGATTTAATAACCCAGATGTATTTCCCATTTCCACCACACGGCCAATTAAGAGCGAGAGTGTGATTACATACAGACCCACAGCAGCGGTctgtggagagaagagagccgGATACAACAGGTATACACAGGCTTTGTTGCTTGTGCTCTGACATTCACCATTAGCTCTTTCTCTGCCCTCGCTCTCCGCTCAGGTTGTTACCAGGACAACTGAGCCTCTCTGTGTTCGACTGCAGGTGAACTTTGAGACCGAATGAAGAGgatcaatatgtttttttgccCCCTTGATCATCAAACTGATCGTTACAGCTTGAAAATGACGTAAGCTTGAGAACCTGAGTCAAAATTGGTATTGTGTTGCTTACAGCGGGGCGACCCAACTCCGCCTCGCTCAATACTATCATGTCTGTGGGAATCAGTctcaaacagagggagggagcatgATCACAAGCACCCTTCACATTTCTGAGCTGCCTGCCAACGCCCTATTCACTAGATCACTGCCTTACCAAAGCAGCCTTCTGGTTTATCTGAAGCCATTCAATCACTGCCTATTCACACCGGCCTGTTGGATTGCCTCTTGTGTCGAatgaatgtctctctctgaagaGGTGTCGGAGACTCGGAGTGCACTTCAACTGGAGGCTCTGTTTAAGATCAGGCTCATCAAACTGTTCTCAGCTCATCTCATGCACAACGTTTGATTTCTTTACAGTGAAAAACCAGATGAAACTAGTTCATGTTGCGTCACTTTGTGTGTTCCTCTTTATCTTCCATGTAAAGATTAGTTTTCTGTGGAAATTTATGACACAGCATTATTGCGGCACCATGGATCTTGATTCCAATTGTTATCACTGTGTTACTATGTCAATAGGTTAGTATACTGTATGGCTTTTTTAGACGGTAAGGCATTGGTGACAATACAGTAGTTAATTGCAAATAATCCTAGTTGTGGTGAATTTCTCTCAAGAAGTCCATATCAAACCTAAAACAAAGCGATTTTGTTCTAGTTGTAGGTTGGTCTACGGTTTCCAGTAATATGAGGGAATGAAATGACTGTTGTGAAACATTCAGTTTCTCACCACAAAGCCAGTGGTTCATACCCATCATCTGCTGTGCCTCGTCCACATTGTTGCTCAATTTGAATGCATCATACAAAGAGTTCCGCTTCTCTATTTGGAAAGTTGCTGGTCTGTAATTGTACCATGGTAGACGCTGATTAAAAAGAGTAGTAAACAGTGTTTTACTCCAATATTCCATGTTCCATTCACTGTTTGAAACAGTGCAATGATGTAGATCACAGTGTGGGTGTTTGTTGTCATAGTTTGAAAGTTGAATGAATTATCCCTCTCAACCCTAATCCTATAATTAGACTAATAATGAAATGCTTGCAACGGCTCAACTTCAATCAAATGTGTCCATCTCCTACAACCGATTATACAAGATACACACTTGACTATCAATTGAACCTAATGctgtctctcatccctcttgtattgttttatcttgTCTGTTTCTTTTGGTCCTGTCCAGCTCCAACACAGAGCTGTCACACTGAACCCGGGCGAGATCCGCAGTgcgctgacacacactgacctggATCAGATGTGGCAGAGGGACCTGAGGCCGCTGCTGGTCACCAGGTACCCAGGCTCTGCAGGCAGCCAGGCTGTACAGGAGGTTAGTGCTGTAGGACAACACCATTCATATCAAGGCTAGTCCATGTCTTTCAAGTCAAGAAACACGCCTAAAGTAAACATTatgtcccccatgaatgatgcagcaCCCCACGATCCATAACAAGTTCTGACAGCAATTCAAATGACCTTTATGTTGGAGACAAGTCTTAAGTGGGAGGAACTAACAGGTCTTCATAAGAAGCCTAGTTAATTGCTACAGAGCCACATTTtgccccttaggccaatcagcaTAATTTTGTGCATGGTTAATCTTAAAGGCAAACCACTCACCCGTTTAATCAAAATCGGACTAGTAGTTTCCTAGATATTGCATGTGACTAATGAATAAATGCATAAACTTAGGCACAGAGATTCATCAGAAAACCAGTAGAAGGCTCGTTGAAATGGTGATATATgtgcaatattattattttggtctTGGGTCTTACgtgaatatatgtatatatatatatatatatatatatatatatatatatatatatatatacatatatatatacatgtatatgcagtatatagtatataagcGAATAGAGTTGCTGAAACTAGTTTACCTCTCTAGACATCTGGCAGGCTAAATATTCACCCTTTGATACATTTAAGTtgtccctttgtgtgtgttgtccctttgtgtgtgtaatttctACTAATTTCTACTACTGCCTATGTGGATGCGTGCATGtatgctgcttgtgtgtgtgtgtgtgtgtgtgttcatcttgCCCGCAGCATATCAAAACCACCCTGGGCTCCCTGGGCGCAGGCTGGGAAGTGACGGAGGACAGGTTTGAGTCACACACGCCCTACGGCCCCATGACCTTCACCAACCTGGTGGCCACCCTCGACCCCTCAGCCAAGCGTCGCCTGGTCCTGGCCTGCCACTACGACTCCAAGTACTACCCGCCTCAGTGGCACGGGAGGGAGTTCCAAGGCGCCACCGACTCCGCTGTTCCCTGTGCCATGATGTTGGAGCTGGCACGGGCCCTGGATGACGAGCTGAAAACTCAGAAGGTAAAGGGTTTAAAGCTACATGCAAcatttaaaataacataaataaataggatatattacacattatcagtctgtgtctgtctgtgaccctgtgtgttcatgcctaaatccccccgTTTGCCTCAAATTGTCTTTTTCATGATGTTCAGGGCATTTTTGGGTatataccatttgctgtggtaGCGTGTTGTATGGGTGTGGCCAGTGGTCAGCTGGGTTGTGGCTGCTGAGGTGAGGCTAGCCGCTATAGTCCaaggaagtcatagcaacaacaacaatggtgcaaagcagtaagaaacaaaagaacagcgAAGTCAAACCTGCAGCAGATAAGACCCATTCAAAATCATGggtgaacatcagcattttTTTTGAAGTGCAGATTGCCTGCGTTTGTCGTCTACTTCTGCAATATGCTGGCTGATTAAGCCTCAGGCTAGAAGCcgtcatcaagatgagtgacaatgttggggcgggaacttgaccaagtgagggggaggagggcgggactaacaataaaCTTCCTACTTCCAGggcgaaaagttgcatattgtagtttTAAGTCACATACTAACAAAACATAGTGTCTAATTGCATTAGTTAATAAGGGGTTATTGGTTTTGTTAATTAGAAGAAAAATACGTACATCACTTTGTAGGTGCTGGGCAAAGGAAATCTCATAGTAAAAAGGAAAGAGCTCACACACTTGCTTCAACACAACGTTAATGGACAGACAACGTTTTGAGCACAAAAGCTGCAATTACTGGTTTTGTTTCATAGGAAATTTACACAAATTTTTACACCACATAATGTGTCATTTTTGCTTACACAAATGATGCTGATTGCATGAAGGAGCGCACTTAGCATTCATGAAGCTTGCTCCTCTGCCCTTTCCCTGTTCCACTGCTGAGCTCAGGCCCCTGTGTGATGCGGCTGGGTGGACAGTGACAGGGCCTGTGACAGGGAGAGATCAGCCACAGGACATGTTTATCAGACTCAGCGGTCTATCACAAAGGTCACTCCGGGACTGGGAAACACACAGAATACAAATACATTAGCTGCAATAGAGGAGGACGCATAGTCAATACCTGACAAATTGCATAGGAGGAAGTACCTTGCCTTTTAAGCAGCATTTTGCCTGGCAAGAGAATGAAAGCAAGAGAATGAACGGACGTAGAATATGTCACAGAAATTCagccaacaaaaaaaacagaacagtttCATGTCAATGTAATGCAAAAACCACTAGAGGGCACTAGAGGGCAGCCAAACACCAAGAATGCAAACGTGTGCTGTGTTTGAATGTATACAGGATGTGTCatgtctgtctttccatctgactcccccccccccccccccagagctCCAGTCCCGACCTGACCCTGCAGTTGCTCTTCTTTGATGGCGAGGAGGCTCTTTTCCAGTGGACCTCTACAGACTCCCTGTACGGCTCTCGCCACCTGGCCCAGAAGATGGAGAGGACCCCGCACCCGGCCGGGGCCACAGACACCAACCAGCTGCACGGCATCGTACGTCACAGTCCCACTCAGACTTCTCTGTCCCAACCACCCTACATTAGGATGATCCCTTTATCTATCCCTATATCTATATCTCCTTTATAcatccccacccacacacagagcccaTGCACACACCTTTACCTTAGAGAGGGGAGGTGCAGTTCTTGAATCCTGGGAATTTTGCATTGCACCCCATATGTCTTATGTTTGGACGTCTCAAATCGCGAACCCACCTATTTCATCATTTGGGAGGCTTGAGTGGGTCGATATCATTCATTATACAGTCTACAATAACACAATGTCACGTAAAATGGAGGTATATTTTTCTGTATCCTAGCTATGGAGAGATAGTGCAAGGGGTTTTTCAAGAAACAGAGACATTCCtatcaggacagagagagataaagcacAGGGAGTGTCTTGAAGaacctagtgtgtgtgtgtgtgtgtgtgtatgtatgtacgtgcatgcatgtactgGCAGACAGGCGTGTTTGGTGTCAGTGTCTCGCAGAGATAGCGTGCACATGGAGTAATCCAGTCAGCGTGTTTGCACCATGGAACGCATGATGTCATCCTCACACCTCAAAGCTCCATGGGAGTGGGCTTCTTGTCAGGGCGTTATCTCCAGGATGTACACAGCTACTTTCTCATGAGACCACATtgagatctctctctcactcgctttCTCCTGCACGtctcctcccatccttccttcctctctctctctctctctctctctctctcctccaggatcTGTTTGTGCTGTTGGACCTGATCGGGGCCCCTGGGCCTCGCTTCGGCAACCAGTTCCCCAGCACGTCCCGCTGGCTCTCCAGGCTACAGAACATTGGTGAATGATCGCACACACTTCCTTTGCTCATTTTTGTGGCTTGACTGGCTAAAAGTTTGTTTTACTACCATTGTGGGTACTATGTGAGTCTGCTTACCTGGATTAAAGTATGCCATGAACATCAATACATCAACCGCACATTTCTGAGACATTCATCACACTATAGGCGTTCGTTATCACTGGAGGCCCATGTGCCATTCATGTGTGCTGGTGATCAAATTAACAAAATCACATTCGTCACATTGTATCTCATACTTCTTTGCAGAAGGGAGAAGTAATAGAGAAAACACAGTTTATGCTGTTATGATTGCACTGCAGAGATTTGAGAGTCGATAATTTTTCTTGCCAACATTTTTCATCAGCTGCTAATAGACTGTGACTCATGCACTTTCATGGCTTATTGATTGAGCGccttttttgctctttttcctccttcttATTCCCTCAGAGCGTCGTCTGCACGCCATGGAGCAGCTTGTGGATCATCCTAACGAAATTGAGTATTTCTGGCCCAATCTACCTGTTGGCCACGTGCAGGACGACCACGTGCCATTCCTTAACAGAggtaaataaacaaactaacACAACTACTGCAAACATAATTACCTGACCATGCTGCGTGTAGTGTTGcatcatcctctccctctgcctccccgtCAGGTGTGCGTATCCTCCACCTCATCCCCACCCCCTTCCCGTCCGTGTGGCACACGTTCGACGACAACGAGCAGAACCTGGATCGCTCCACCATTCAGAACCTCAACAAGATCCTGCAGGTCTTCGTTCTGGAGTACCTCAACGCCAGACCCACGGACCCTTCAAACCCGCAGAATGCCCCCTAAAAGCCCTCCGGTGTGCCCATCCAACGACTTCCTAGCTTGGGTTGGGACTCAAGTTTGCACATCACATGGTTCTCcatgctgaaaaaaaatcatttcacataattcagaatatgtttagagatatgttttttaaaaaatggcCATAAAATACGtttgtacatgtagatgacatttgttggaaatacattttcttcccaTGTGCAAGTACATTCCAAATTGCTATATATTTTCAACAAATATCATCTACATGGACaagtacattttttatttggaaACATATCTCTAAGCATATTATGAAGTATATgagtatatgtgaaatgtattttttttttccgtatGCGACCATAGGACTTAGCTTCATCTTCCCCTCAGGCCCTCGGTCCCCAGCAACAAGCTCAGCACACAGGaccctctgtgtgtctcctgcCACACTGCTCTCTTTATGTCACCATAGCCCCCTCTCTCACACCGCGACGACACATCTTTGTGCCAATGCTAATGTCTAGGATCTGGTCGACTCGCctcaaagaggaggaagagctgctGATTAATCAAAATGGTAAATCATGATTGGAAGCTATCTTTACTACTCGCCTCCCCTACTTTCTCTTTCCCAGAAAATGTCATTGAAATACATCCCATGCATTCCTACAGTCCGTGGTTGGTGGTCATTTCAATATTAATTGCTTTGGGAACAGCTGGAGCCTGAAGAAAGTGGCTGATGGTGTTGCATTAATGTTCAGAATCAAAGGTCTGTTATGTTGTGCAACTCAATAAGGCCACCCACATGGATGATACCAAAAATATGTAGCGCGCACACAGTACATGGGGATCCACGTCAGATGCTGTCCcactgtgtttctgaatgtAGCTACAGGGTCTGTGACATTTCCTCGCCTGCTGTAAATCTGTTCAGTGTTTATAGAGCAAACCTGTCAAGACCAGGAAGCGGGCTTATTTGTATTATAACAACATCTTCAATCCCTCATATCCTGTCAGGTTAGGTGGTGAAGTGGATAGCTTCCTGTGCTGATGTTTCATGTCCCTGCGTTTGTTTATATGACATTATTAGCCTGATCTTGATGTAGGTCATAGAATAATATACAATGCCAAAACTGGACTTCCTGTGTTTTGAGTCTGAAATAAATGTTGGTTCAGAATGCAAGTCATTGTAATGAACTAAGTTGACCTATTGATGGAGGAAAGGTGAACCTTTTCTGAAATTGTGGCCTTAAAACAGTAAGAAACGCCAACTCAGTTGTTCTCTCCAGCCCTGCCTGTGGTGCTCAGGTCTGCTGACAGCAAaccaacccccccacctcccctcctcatcCCTGATATGGAGCCGTGCGGCCCTCTCCGCCCGAGCCAACCaatccccaccccccccccaccaccaccaccacctcacCTCCACAACAATCCCATGATTCACTAATCCCATCAGGCAGGACCTCCCCTGAATTCCACGCTACCCAAATCCCCTTCGATTCACCCCACGCCCCTGGGAACTCCGACTGGCTCCGACTCCCCCGCTCCCTGCACACAGAAATGTTTGGGATGCCtggcaacaacacacaccaacaacacaTATCTTTCACAGAGGAGATTAAAAGTATAACTGTTTTAGGGACCATTAGTCAGCTCGCCATATCTAGGTCTGTGATGTGTTGTCAGCATTATCGCCTCCAACCAAACTCCATAAACATTGAGAAACATGTATTCATTGGAATGCACTTGGAAAGCATTTTTCTCTGCAGACTTCAAAATAAACAACAGCATACTATGAGCGACCTGCAGTACTTTAGAGCCATCTAGGCTTCATTTCTTCAATTTATACAGTGCTCATCATCCTCCAaaggattttctttctttctttctttctttctttctttctttctttctttctttctttcatctaaCATGAGAGACATACAGACGTACAGAGACATGATCTGTACAGAGAAAGTAGAAGAAATATCAGGTTTAACCAACTTTGAATTAACTTTAATCTAAAGACAGGACTCTGCACACCATGCCTTTGTTCAGTCCAACCAGCATGTTCAAACAAAGCAGAAAGGCGAAAGCAGAAGAAATTGTAGTGTAGTGCTGTATTGTGGCTTCCAGTATTTTATTGCCTGACAGCAAATTGATGCGTGCCCAGGTTTAATAAGAGCCCAGCTTTAATCTGCAGCTGATTACAGTGCAGAGTGTACAACACCTTCCAGCTGTTCAGCGGTGGAGTGAAGGGAAGGGCCGGGACTCTCCCAGGCAAGGTGTGTTTCAGACTGCTGGAAGACAATGAGTCAGCTCACTTTGTGTCAGGAGCCATCAAGCAGAGTGGCCAACTTGCTGCCACACAGTAAACCACCTGAAAATATGTTTACTCTCCTCATATTACTGATGTAAAGACAAACCTCCACCATACTCTGCAGGGTGAACGTCCTATGGTCAGTCTGGAGGGAAGTGCATCACTTTGTATCACTGCAGCTTAGACCAAGGAGAGAAGAGTTTTGGTCAAATGTGTGTACTGATTATGGTCATACATCACATATGTCAACTTTTGtctttagcttgaccaccatgcctttttttttaatgagttttgaaagggcTTCATAAGCACAAgaattgtagaattttctcaacccataaaggagcatgtaatccttcaaatgaagtcaaaacacaaaaatcaccaaaattggacttaaaatgttttcacatgacaacagcactATTCTTCCACTCATCCCTTTTTTTCTGATActaccaattaaaaaaaaaaacaataacaatagtgTCTTTCACATTGTAAGCTGGGTTCC
The nucleotide sequence above comes from Centroberyx gerrardi isolate f3 chromosome 17, fCenGer3.hap1.cur.20231027, whole genome shotgun sequence. Encoded proteins:
- the qpct gene encoding glutaminyl-peptide cyclotransferase codes for the protein MWRATTTAMAERRHGPFIMRFFYTVGIWVAFIHCANGVPWTQEKLQHRAVTLNPGEIRSALTHTDLDQMWQRDLRPLLVTRYPGSAGSQAVQEHIKTTLGSLGAGWEVTEDRFESHTPYGPMTFTNLVATLDPSAKRRLVLACHYDSKYYPPQWHGREFQGATDSAVPCAMMLELARALDDELKTQKSSSPDLTLQLLFFDGEEALFQWTSTDSLYGSRHLAQKMERTPHPAGATDTNQLHGIDLFVLLDLIGAPGPRFGNQFPSTSRWLSRLQNIERRLHAMEQLVDHPNEIEYFWPNLPVGHVQDDHVPFLNRGVRILHLIPTPFPSVWHTFDDNEQNLDRSTIQNLNKILQVFVLEYLNARPTDPSNPQNAP